The following proteins come from a genomic window of Kwoniella bestiolae CBS 10118 chromosome 3, complete sequence:
- a CDS encoding peptidyl-prolyl cis-trans isomerase: MSFAKRFVSTASTMSQVYFDIAINNAPAGRITFKLFDDVVPKTAANFRALCTGEKGFGYAGSGFHRVIPQFMLQGGDVNHNGTGGKSIYGNKFADENFKLRHDRPFLLSMANAGPNTNGSQFFITTVVTSWLDGKHTVFGEVTSGQDLVKKIESYGSDSGKPKAKVTITASGTA; the protein is encoded by the exons ATGTCTTTCGCAAAACGATTCGTTTCCACCGCCAGCACAATGTC TCAAGTATACTTCGACATCGCTATCAACA ACGCCCCCGCCGGCCGAATCACCTTCAAGCTCTTCGACGACGTCGTCCCCAAGACCGCCGCCAACTTCAGAGCCCTCTGTACCGGTGAGAAAGGTTTCGGTTACGCCGGATCAGGATTCCACAGAGTTATCCCTCAATTCATGCTCCAAGGTGGTGACGTGA ACCACAACGGTACCGGTGGTAAA TCCATCTACGGAAACAAGTTCGCCGACGAGAACTTCAAGCTCAGACACGACCgacctttcctcctctccatgGCCAACGCCGGTCCCAACACCAACGGTTCTCAATTCTTCATCACCACCGTTGTCACCTCATGGTTGGACGGTAAGCACACCGTCTTCGGTGAAGTTACCTCTGGTCAAGATCTCGTCAAGAAGATTGAATCTTACGGTTCCGACTCTGGTA AACCCAAGGCCAAGGTCACCATCACCGCTTCTGGTACCGCCTAA